The following coding sequences lie in one Acropora palmata chromosome 3, jaAcrPala1.3, whole genome shotgun sequence genomic window:
- the LOC141876891 gene encoding adrenocorticotropic hormone receptor-like, with protein sequence MAETSSNMQNGSSQKWPRERCLLSTIPKDEGQTLYDVAYFLLLPFDTLLALLSFICNSLVVAAVLRTRSIQRPSMLLLCSLSMTDFTYAAFALYKNIQTFISVDICPKELRGPGEWFTYILSLVSTLGNVAVISFDRLLALSKPLWYRTTMTRSRAIKQILLVWLASAILAAIADNVYSPKFLKFLNQSIALSWYTACSLTIICCYIGVLIASKRNRAAMGQYDGDMRAILAREKRVANTVGFILMVLCFTFIPAMLTPVILLHVGYAANDTIPLRLFYGVFVTLNGLLNPLLNYGRNNEMRMAVKKIIRFQCLTGDGQNNVNRERQINLNILRVNGRVNDLPPSEQSPSYSQPVAITNR encoded by the exons ATG GCGGAGACGTCGTCGAACATGCAAAATGGCTCATCGCAAAAGTGGCCTCGTGAACGATGCCTCCTTTCAACCATTCCTAAAGATGAAGGCCAAACTTTGTATGACGTCGCCTATTTTTTGCTCCTTCCCTTCGACACCTTGTTGGCTTTGCTGTCATTCATTTGCAACTCTCTTGTTGTGGCTGCTGTTTTGCGAACGCGCTCTATTCAACGTCCATCGATGCTCCTTCTTTGCAGTCTTTCGATGACCGACTTTACATACGCAGCATTTGCACTTTACAAAAACATTCAAACCTTTATATCTGTAGATATTTGCCCTAAAGAACTAAGAGGGCCGGGAGAATGGTTCACATATATCCTCTCGCTCGTTTCAACCCTTGGTAATGTTGCAGTGATAAGCTTTGACCGGCTCTTGGCATTGAGCAAACCGCTGTGGTACAGAACTACAATGACACGATCACGTGCGATCAAGCAAATACTGCTCGTGTGGTTGGCAAGTGCGATATTGGCTGCGATAGCAGATAATGTGTATTCCcctaaatttttgaaatttctaaaCCAGTCAATAGCTTTATCTTGGTATACTGCGTGCAGTTTAACCATCATATGTTGCTATATTGGAGTATTGATTGCAAGTAAGCGGAACCGTGCGGCCATGGGTCAGTACGACGGAGATATGCGAGCCATACTGGCGCGAGAAAAGAGAGTGGCAAATACAGTTGGATTTATATTAATGGTGCTGTGTTTCACGTTTATCCCTGCAATGCTTACCCCTGTAATTTTGCTTCATGTGGGATACGCAGCTAATGATACGATACCCTTGCGTTTGTTTTATGGAGTATTTGTCACTCTTAATGGCTTGTTGAATCCATTGTTGAACTATGGTCGAAATAACGAGATGCGAATGGccgtgaaaaaaataattagatTCCAATGTCTCACTGGAGATGGACAGAACAACGTTAACAGAGAGCGTCAAATTAATCTGAATATCTTAAGGGTCAATGGCAGAGTAAATGATCTTCCTCCATCAGAGCAATCGCCATCTTACTCTCAACCTGTCGCTATAACAAATCGTTGA